The proteins below are encoded in one region of Ferruginibacter lapsinanis:
- a CDS encoding NADH-quinone oxidoreductase subunit J family protein, with protein MSVTEILFWFLSVLALGSAAMVVVSKSPVHSILYLIITFFAISGHYILLNAQFLAIVNIIVYAGAIMVLFLFVVMLMNLNADSEPPQKNKYLLFGGTIAGGSLIVVLVAALKQSAVSNQLAQMKDGDVGLIANLGKALFTDYVFPFEISSVLFLSAMVGAVIISKKENEVI; from the coding sequence ATGAGTGTAACAGAAATATTATTTTGGTTTTTAAGTGTACTTGCATTAGGCTCTGCTGCAATGGTGGTAGTTAGTAAAAGTCCTGTACACAGTATTTTATATTTGATCATTACTTTCTTTGCCATTTCCGGTCATTATATTTTATTGAATGCACAATTTCTGGCCATCGTAAATATCATTGTTTACGCAGGGGCCATTATGGTGTTGTTTTTATTTGTGGTGATGTTGATGAATTTGAATGCTGATTCTGAACCGCCACAAAAAAATAAATATTTATTGTTTGGAGGTACAATTGCAGGAGGTAGTTTGATAGTTGTGTTGGTAGCAGCTTTAAAACAAAGTGCTGTTAGTAATCAGTTAGCACAGATGAAAGATGGCGATGTTGGTTTGATCGCTAATTTAGGAAAAGCGTTATTTACAGATTACGTTTTCCCTTTTGAGATAAGTAGTGTATTGTTTTTGAGTGCAATGGTTGGGGCGGTAATTATATCTAAAAAAGAAAATGAAGTTATCTAG
- a CDS encoding ExbD/TolR family protein: MAEMDTSSGGGHKKGGPGVKKPKKLSTRVDLTPMVDLGFLLITFFVFTTTMSKPTAMNMNEPKDDPDNQLKVKNSGAMTILLGKADQVYYYMGELTAEGASQQFKSTNYKDIRQIILDKKKATPLGDLMYIIKADKEAVFKNGIDILDEMSINAVPPGHYAEVDISDTEAQLIKLTEEANGIK, translated from the coding sequence ATGGCAGAAATGGATACTTCGTCGGGTGGCGGTCACAAGAAAGGCGGTCCCGGCGTCAAAAAACCTAAGAAATTATCTACCAGGGTGGATTTGACACCAATGGTGGATTTAGGCTTCCTGCTTATAACATTCTTTGTGTTTACTACTACAATGAGTAAGCCCACAGCAATGAATATGAACGAACCAAAAGATGATCCGGATAATCAATTAAAAGTGAAAAATTCGGGTGCAATGACAATACTTTTAGGTAAAGCAGATCAGGTGTATTATTACATGGGAGAACTTACTGCAGAAGGTGCTTCACAACAGTTCAAAAGCACTAATTATAAAGATATTCGTCAGATCATTTTGGATAAAAAGAAAGCTACTCCATTGGGAGATCTGATGTATATCATCAAAGCAGATAAAGAAGCGGTATTTAAAAATGGTATTGATATTTTGGATGAAATGAGTATCAATGCAGTGCCTCCTGGTCACTATGCAGAAGTTGATATTTCTGATACAGAAGCACAGTTGATCAAATTGACGGAAGAGGCAAATGGAATTAAATAG
- a CDS encoding ExbD/TolR family protein: MGRAKIPRKSTTIDMTAMCDVAFLLLSFFILATKQKPPEAVTVAPPSSVSSKAAPEKSILITLTKEGKCFLMLGDETKKTEILNDINTTRGLGLSGAEISKLKKLPFIGMPLGQIKGILALDQTIPPDKLSGIPIADSANNELVDWIRSVTNAYAGGDQRELEEKILIKGDQMAKYPAFTNIKYALKKNDIFKFRIVTNGEAAPIGSELYNNNKLGVDATGEKK, from the coding sequence ATGGGAAGAGCTAAAATACCTCGTAAGAGTACAACGATAGATATGACGGCAATGTGTGACGTTGCCTTCCTGTTACTTTCGTTCTTCATATTGGCTACAAAACAAAAGCCGCCGGAAGCAGTAACAGTTGCTCCGCCGAGTTCTGTTTCTTCAAAAGCAGCTCCCGAAAAATCAATTTTAATTACGCTCACAAAAGAGGGGAAATGTTTTTTGATGTTGGGGGATGAAACAAAGAAAACAGAAATACTAAACGATATTAACACTACAAGAGGCTTAGGTTTGTCTGGCGCAGAAATTAGTAAACTGAAAAAATTACCTTTTATCGGAATGCCTCTTGGGCAGATCAAAGGTATACTTGCATTGGATCAAACCATACCTCCTGATAAATTATCTGGTATACCTATTGCAGATTCCGCTAACAATGAATTAGTAGACTGGATACGTAGTGTTACTAACGCTTATGCCGGTGGAGATCAAAGGGAATTAGAAGAAAAAATTCTGATCAAAGGTGACCAGATGGCTAAATACCCTGCATTTACCAACATTAAATATGCGTTGAAGAAAAACGACATATTTAAATTCAGAATTGTTACTAATGGTGAGGCTGCTCCAATTGGGTCCGAACTATATAATAACAATAAACTGGGAGTAGATGCTACCGGTGAAAAGAAATAA
- the nuoK gene encoding NADH-quinone oxidoreductase subunit NuoK translates to MPVYYYIVLAIALFSIGVIGVLTRRNAIIIFMCIELMLNAVNLLLVAFSKMHNLATVAINPTAASDAQIFVFFIMVVAAAEVTVGLAIIVMLYRNTHSVDVNFLNRLKN, encoded by the coding sequence ATGCCGGTATATTATTATATAGTTCTTGCGATTGCATTATTTAGTATTGGCGTGATCGGCGTATTGACCCGCCGTAATGCCATCATTATTTTTATGTGCATCGAGTTAATGTTAAATGCAGTCAATTTATTATTGGTAGCATTTTCAAAAATGCATAACCTGGCAACAGTGGCTATTAATCCTACGGCTGCTAGCGATGCTCAGATTTTTGTTTTTTTTATAATGGTAGTGGCTGCAGCGGAAGTAACTGTTGGGCTGGCTATTATTGTAATGTTGTATAGAAACACACATTCGGTTGACGTAAATTTTTTAAACAGGTTGAAAAACTAA
- a CDS encoding ExbD/TolR family protein, whose protein sequence is MAEIQSNKHTVKGESTSLHKKNTRVDLTPMVDLGFLLITFFVFTTTMSRPTAMNLVIPNDTNDTVRNPVCNSCVLTTILTANNKIKYYEGDIATALIKETDYSSEGIRKILVEKKKKVQSVRGKSDAFVLVIKPSKEATFKNFVDMTDEVAINNIKQYYIDEIRGDETKVL, encoded by the coding sequence ATGGCAGAAATACAATCTAATAAACATACGGTAAAAGGAGAAAGTACGAGCTTGCATAAAAAGAATACAAGGGTTGATCTTACACCGATGGTTGATCTTGGTTTTTTGTTGATCACTTTTTTTGTTTTTACTACAACAATGTCACGGCCAACGGCAATGAATCTTGTAATTCCAAATGATACAAATGATACTGTACGCAATCCAGTTTGTAATTCTTGTGTGCTTACAACTATCTTAACTGCCAACAACAAAATAAAATATTACGAAGGGGATATTGCAACAGCTTTAATAAAGGAGACAGATTATTCTTCGGAAGGAATAAGAAAAATATTGGTAGAAAAAAAGAAGAAAGTACAATCAGTCAGAGGAAAATCTGATGCATTTGTATTGGTTATTAAACCATCAAAAGAAGCAACCTTTAAAAACTTTGTTGATATGACGGATGAAGTTGCTATCAATAATATCAAGCAATATTATATTGATGAAATTAGAGGAGACGAAACAAAAGTATTATAA
- a CDS encoding NADH-quinone oxidoreductase subunit N, whose translation MNAIIFTAAMGVLMMFGGVFFKSKSTPKYAAIAGLILTLIVNCLELRSGESLFDINVMNMLHFNSFNLTFLTIIFACTLLFFLLNGRDIEKVGSNVSEYFSLIFFVLCGVSIAATYNSLLTLFLGIEIMSIPLYILTGSDKRNLKSNEASLKYFLMGAFSTGIMLMGIAFIYAGNPTGSFYIDSIALGVGKMPVMIAVGLVFLLISMSFKVSAAPFHFWTPDVYDGAPTVFTSFMATIIKAAGFIAFIRLFDNAFGKAHEQWQTLLAIITAATLIIGNLTAVFQQSVKRMLAYSSIAQAGFMLLAIFSLNQFAKEGLVLYTAAYCLASIGLFAILIKMNDYTIDGFNGLAKQQPLLAITATVFLLSLTGIPLTAGFLGKFYMLIAALQDGHQKWLVVLAVLCAAISAYYYFRIIQAMFFKESTETVTQEWDITSGFKLLLIIVATSIIILGLYPSLITDWLHY comes from the coding sequence ATGAATGCAATAATATTTACAGCAGCGATGGGTGTACTGATGATGTTTGGAGGAGTATTCTTCAAATCTAAAAGCACGCCTAAATATGCAGCGATAGCAGGGTTGATTTTGACATTGATCGTAAACTGTCTGGAACTTAGGTCCGGAGAATCTTTATTCGACATCAATGTGATGAATATGCTGCATTTTAATAGTTTTAACCTGACTTTTTTAACTATCATCTTTGCATGCACATTGTTGTTTTTTCTTTTGAACGGAAGAGATATTGAAAAAGTTGGCAGTAATGTGTCTGAATATTTTTCACTTATATTTTTTGTGCTTTGTGGTGTGTCTATTGCCGCTACATACAATTCTCTGTTAACATTGTTTTTGGGTATTGAAATAATGTCAATTCCATTATACATACTAACTGGTAGTGATAAACGCAATTTAAAAAGCAACGAGGCGTCGTTGAAATATTTTTTAATGGGAGCTTTCTCTACAGGTATTATGTTAATGGGTATCGCATTTATTTATGCCGGAAATCCTACAGGATCATTTTATATAGATAGTATAGCATTGGGTGTAGGTAAAATGCCTGTGATGATAGCAGTAGGGCTAGTGTTTTTACTGATCTCCATGTCATTTAAAGTATCAGCAGCACCTTTTCATTTCTGGACGCCGGATGTATATGATGGGGCTCCGACAGTATTTACCTCCTTCATGGCAACGATTATAAAAGCTGCCGGATTCATAGCATTTATTCGCTTATTTGATAATGCATTTGGTAAAGCTCACGAACAGTGGCAAACATTATTGGCGATCATTACTGCTGCAACATTAATTATTGGTAATCTTACAGCAGTATTTCAACAAAGTGTAAAACGGATGCTGGCTTACTCAAGTATCGCACAGGCAGGGTTTATGTTATTAGCTATTTTTTCGCTCAATCAGTTCGCTAAGGAAGGATTAGTTTTATATACAGCGGCATATTGCCTTGCTTCTATCGGTTTATTTGCTATCCTTATAAAAATGAATGATTATACCATTGATGGTTTTAATGGATTGGCAAAACAACAACCATTGTTGGCTATTACAGCAACTGTATTTTTATTGTCATTAACAGGTATCCCGCTTACCGCAGGGTTTCTTGGTAAATTTTATATGTTGATCGCTGCTTTGCAGGACGGACATCAAAAATGGCTGGTTGTATTAGCTGTGCTATGTGCTGCTATTAGTGCCTACTATTATTTCAGGATCATTCAGGCGATGTTCTTTAAAGAAAGCACAGAAACAGTAACGCAGGAATGGGATATTACCTCAGGGTTTAAATTGCTGCTGATAATAGTTGCCACCTCTATCATAATACTAGGATTGTATCCTTCGTTAATAACGGACTGGTTACATTATTAA
- a CDS encoding ABC transporter permease: MTTVDTISISYRTIKSNKLRTVITVIIMALGIMALIAIITAVEAVNQSLTQSFSTMGANSFSIRFRERNVRFGGDPNRGITKKTTRNLLKQKTSSEGKAISFDEAREFKKRYSFPATVGIALSGPNGIIVNTGDKKTNPDIRVLGGDENYLQLNGYELAAGRNFSNADVESGRSVCIMGNVVAQKLVGENIEKAIDKIVTVAGNKYRIIGVTKDKGSSAFMNADKVVITTYNNIRRIYGTEGKSYNIAIMVPDLKMMDVAIGEAKGAFRPVRKLDVKEEDNFYIDKSDSIAQTLMTNLGFLKYATLAIALITLIGAAIGLMNIMLVAVNERTKEIGLIKSLGGKAVEIRAQFLWESLLISLMGAVAGILTGILFGNIVAIMLKTGFVIPWAWVITGVIICSLVGLLAGLYPAYKASKLDPIVALRHE, encoded by the coding sequence ATGACCACCGTCGATACAATATCAATTTCTTATCGCACCATAAAGAGCAATAAACTTCGTACAGTCATTACTGTTATAATAATGGCATTGGGTATTATGGCTTTGATTGCAATCATTACAGCTGTGGAGGCAGTGAATCAGAGTCTTACACAAAGCTTCAGTACAATGGGAGCCAATTCTTTTAGTATCCGCTTTAGAGAACGAAATGTGCGATTTGGCGGTGACCCTAACAGAGGGATCACAAAAAAGACCACCCGTAATCTGTTAAAACAAAAAACTTCCAGCGAAGGCAAAGCTATTTCATTTGACGAGGCAAGAGAATTCAAAAAAAGATATTCTTTTCCTGCAACTGTTGGCATTGCATTGTCGGGACCTAACGGGATCATTGTCAACACCGGAGATAAGAAAACAAACCCTGATATACGTGTATTAGGCGGGGATGAAAATTATTTGCAATTAAATGGATATGAATTAGCGGCGGGAAGAAATTTCAGCAATGCAGATGTAGAGTCGGGCAGAAGTGTTTGTATAATGGGAAATGTAGTAGCTCAAAAATTGGTTGGAGAAAATATTGAAAAAGCGATCGATAAGATTGTAACGGTTGCAGGAAACAAATATCGTATCATAGGTGTAACAAAAGATAAAGGTAGTAGTGCCTTTATGAATGCTGATAAAGTAGTGATCACCACTTATAATAATATCCGCAGGATTTATGGAACCGAAGGTAAGTCATATAATATTGCTATAATGGTACCTGATCTGAAAATGATGGATGTGGCCATAGGAGAGGCAAAAGGGGCATTCCGGCCGGTTAGAAAACTGGATGTAAAAGAGGAAGATAATTTCTACATTGATAAAAGCGATAGTATAGCACAGACCCTAATGACCAATCTCGGTTTTTTAAAATATGCAACATTGGCAATTGCACTTATCACCTTAATAGGAGCTGCAATTGGATTAATGAATATCATGTTGGTGGCAGTAAATGAAAGAACAAAGGAAATAGGTTTGATCAAATCATTGGGAGGGAAAGCAGTCGAAATAAGAGCCCAGTTTTTGTGGGAATCTTTGTTAATAAGCCTGATGGGGGCTGTAGCCGGAATTTTAACAGGGATTCTATTCGGAAATATAGTTGCAATTATGTTAAAAACCGGTTTCGTTATTCCCTGGGCATGGGTGATTACAGGAGTAATAATTTGCTCTTTAGTGGGGCTTTTGGCCGGTCTTTACCCTGCTTACAAGGCATCAAAATTAGATCCGATAGTGGCACTCCGCCACGAATAG
- a CDS encoding complex I subunit 4 family protein, with the protein MFGNYITLPHLLIFIPLLTGLVTFFLKKETTARSWSLLSAIITLGVSVLSLVYANNRELSGTTFSYEWLKYIGSSFAVGLDGMGRLLTFLTAIAFPLIFVSTYKSSYKNSNAFYGLMLLSQAGLMGVFMSMDALLFYFFWELALIPVYFLCSRWGGERRIQATFKFFIYTFAGSLLMLLGIIYTYLHTAPTQFAEHSFSMSAFYSVVLNAHQQNWLFWLFFIAFAIKMPIFPFHTWQPDTYEQSPTAVTMVLSGIMVKMGLFAVLRWLLPVFPQAVLKFDNVVIGLSVIGIIYASLIAIKQDDLKRLAAYSSIAHIGLMCAAIFTTKSIGIEGVMIQMFNHGINIIGLWIVIELIERQTGVRKISQLSGVAHKAPVLTIMLVVIAFANIALPLTNAFVGEFMMFNGLFKFNIWYTAFAGISIILAAVYTLNMIKKVFYGDVNTVTTLMKEISWNEKLVLSVIVVAVFIVGVFPQPMLDLTKDTVTAIMIRFK; encoded by the coding sequence ATGTTTGGTAATTATATAACTCTTCCACATTTGCTGATCTTTATACCGTTGTTAACGGGATTGGTTACTTTTTTTCTGAAAAAAGAAACTACAGCAAGATCATGGTCATTACTATCCGCTATCATTACGCTGGGTGTTTCCGTTTTAAGTTTGGTTTATGCAAATAATAGGGAATTAAGCGGTACCACTTTTAGTTATGAGTGGCTAAAATATATTGGAAGCAGTTTTGCGGTAGGGCTGGATGGTATGGGTAGATTACTTACTTTCCTTACTGCGATCGCATTTCCTTTAATTTTTGTTTCTACGTATAAAAGTAGTTACAAGAACTCCAATGCATTTTACGGATTGATGTTGTTATCTCAGGCAGGGTTAATGGGCGTGTTTATGTCAATGGATGCATTGCTGTTTTATTTCTTTTGGGAATTGGCATTAATTCCGGTTTACTTTTTATGCAGTCGATGGGGCGGAGAAAGACGCATACAGGCAACATTTAAATTTTTCATATACACATTTGCCGGCTCATTATTAATGCTGTTGGGTATCATATACACTTATCTGCATACAGCACCAACACAATTTGCTGAACATAGTTTTTCTATGAGTGCATTTTACTCGGTCGTGTTGAATGCTCATCAGCAAAACTGGTTATTCTGGTTATTTTTTATAGCCTTTGCTATCAAGATGCCGATATTTCCTTTTCATACATGGCAACCTGATACATATGAACAATCACCGACTGCTGTTACCATGGTGTTAAGCGGAATAATGGTAAAGATGGGGTTATTTGCAGTGTTGCGCTGGTTGTTACCGGTTTTCCCCCAAGCTGTGTTGAAGTTTGATAATGTAGTGATCGGCTTATCTGTTATAGGGATCATTTATGCAAGTTTGATCGCTATAAAACAGGATGACCTGAAAAGACTGGCTGCTTATTCTTCCATTGCTCATATCGGATTAATGTGCGCTGCAATTTTTACTACAAAATCTATTGGCATAGAGGGTGTAATGATACAAATGTTCAATCATGGTATCAATATCATTGGCTTGTGGATAGTGATCGAATTGATTGAAAGACAAACCGGCGTTCGTAAAATATCACAATTAAGCGGCGTTGCTCACAAAGCTCCGGTGCTCACAATTATGTTGGTGGTAATTGCATTTGCAAATATTGCTCTGCCTTTGACCAACGCTTTTGTAGGAGAGTTTATGATGTTTAACGGTCTCTTTAAATTTAATATCTGGTACACTGCTTTTGCTGGTATCAGTATCATTTTAGCAGCGGTATATACATTGAATATGATCAAAAAAGTTTTTTACGGAGATGTAAATACTGTTACTACATTAATGAAAGAAATTTCATGGAATGAAAAACTAGTATTAAGCGTAATAGTTGTAGCTGTATTTATAGTAGGAGTGTTTCCTCAACCAATGTTGGATCTGACAAAGGATACAGTAACAGCAATAATGATAAGATTTAAATAA
- a CDS encoding MotA/TolQ/ExbB proton channel family protein has translation MAASATVKPASTVQVKKSSNAISLLAPIICVIAGYIIWRFVLGNPAGFSKPGEGWFWPSHDGPKNALNKMYLGGIIVPLLLGTFLTMITFVIERFLTIQKAGGSGNNADFIRKVQYHLANKNVDAALAECDKQKGSVGNVMKAGLHRYKDMISNTELNTEQKVLAIQKEVEEATSLELPMLEKNLVFLSTIASVATLLGLLGTVLGMIRSFSALGEGEGGGDAASKLSVGISEALYNTALGIGTSAFAIIFYNIFTTKIDGITYGIDESGFTLTQSFASLYK, from the coding sequence ATGGCAGCATCTGCAACTGTAAAACCAGCTAGTACAGTACAAGTAAAGAAATCGAGTAATGCAATCTCCCTTTTAGCACCAATAATTTGTGTAATAGCAGGTTATATTATCTGGAGATTCGTGTTAGGTAATCCAGCAGGATTTTCCAAACCGGGAGAAGGTTGGTTTTGGCCTTCACATGATGGCCCTAAGAATGCGCTGAACAAAATGTATTTGGGAGGAATTATCGTACCACTTCTTTTGGGTACTTTCTTAACCATGATAACTTTTGTGATCGAACGTTTTTTAACTATTCAAAAAGCTGGTGGTAGCGGAAACAATGCAGATTTTATCCGTAAAGTGCAATATCATTTGGCTAACAAAAATGTTGATGCAGCTTTGGCAGAATGCGACAAGCAAAAAGGAAGTGTAGGAAATGTAATGAAAGCAGGTTTACATCGCTACAAAGACATGATTTCTAATACAGAATTAAATACTGAACAAAAAGTATTAGCAATACAAAAAGAAGTAGAAGAAGCAACTTCGTTAGAATTGCCAATGTTGGAAAAGAACCTGGTTTTCTTATCTACAATCGCTTCAGTAGCAACTTTATTAGGGTTATTAGGTACGGTATTAGGTATGATCCGTTCATTCTCTGCTTTAGGTGAAGGAGAAGGTGGTGGTGATGCAGCCAGCAAATTATCTGTAGGTATCTCTGAGGCCTTGTATAATACAGCATTAGGTATTGGTACATCAGCTTTTGCGATTATTTTCTATAACATTTTTACTACAAAAATCGATGGTATCACTTATGGTATAGATGAAAGCGGATTTACATTAACACAAAGCTTCGCATCTCTTTACAAATAA
- the nuoL gene encoding NADH-quinone oxidoreductase subunit L translates to MNNVLQIVWLIPILPLIGFLINGLGRKQLSKTLTGIIGSGVILGSFLISLFVFFNVKSGNTHVAHYFNFINTESIKVGFDLQIDQLSSLFLLIITGVGFLIHVYSTSYMHEEESKDFAKYFSYLNLFVFSMLLLVMGGNYIIMFIGWEGVGLCSYLLIGFWFTNNNYNDAAKKAFVMNRIGDLGFLLAVFWLISKTGTADYHEVFANVSKLSTFDITGITLLLFVGATGKSAQIPLYTWLPDAMAGPTPVSALIHAATMVTAGIYMIARSNILFTMAPFTQCVITIIGLATAVLAATIALKQNDIKKVLAYSTVSQLGYMFVGLGVGAYTGAVFHVMTHAFFKALLFLGAGSVIHAMGGEQDMRNMGGLKKYMSITHITFLIGCIAIAGMPPFSGFFSKDEILAEAFAKNPVYWGVGVLTAFMTAFYMFRLYAMTFTGKFRGTHDQEHHLHESPVAITIPLVILAILAIIGGWVGVPEALMHGGHRLEAFLEPIFTGSNAIAAKHELTHSTEYTLMAVSVVGALMALLYAWNKFSKYEKSTAEETGLGKVLENKWYVDELYDAIIVKPLQSIAAFFNNVVEKKGIDGFVNGVGKAVNYGSRQIRLLQSGQVSAYVLMMVIGILVLFIIQLFFIK, encoded by the coding sequence ATGAATAATGTTTTGCAAATAGTTTGGTTGATTCCAATTTTGCCGCTGATCGGATTTTTGATCAATGGGCTGGGAAGAAAGCAATTATCAAAAACGCTTACTGGCATTATAGGTAGCGGGGTAATTTTAGGCTCTTTCCTGATCAGTTTATTTGTTTTCTTTAATGTTAAAAGCGGCAATACACATGTTGCTCACTATTTTAATTTTATCAATACAGAATCGATCAAAGTCGGCTTCGATTTACAGATAGACCAATTGTCTTCTCTTTTCTTATTAATAATTACAGGCGTGGGCTTTCTTATTCATGTATACTCAACTTCTTACATGCATGAAGAAGAGAGCAAAGATTTCGCTAAATACTTTTCGTACCTGAATTTATTTGTGTTTTCAATGTTATTGTTGGTGATGGGTGGTAACTACATCATCATGTTCATTGGTTGGGAAGGTGTTGGTCTGTGTTCTTATTTATTGATCGGATTCTGGTTTACCAATAATAATTATAATGATGCTGCTAAAAAAGCATTTGTGATGAATCGAATTGGAGATCTTGGGTTTTTATTAGCCGTATTTTGGTTGATATCAAAAACAGGTACTGCAGATTATCACGAGGTATTCGCCAATGTGTCTAAATTATCAACCTTTGATATCACAGGTATCACTCTATTATTATTTGTTGGTGCTACTGGTAAGAGTGCACAGATTCCTTTGTATACCTGGTTGCCAGATGCGATGGCGGGTCCTACACCAGTGAGTGCATTGATACATGCCGCTACGATGGTTACTGCCGGTATTTACATGATAGCACGTAGTAATATCTTGTTTACAATGGCTCCTTTTACACAATGTGTAATTACTATTATAGGATTGGCTACTGCTGTATTGGCGGCAACTATTGCATTAAAACAAAATGATATTAAAAAAGTATTGGCATATTCTACCGTAAGTCAATTAGGGTATATGTTTGTAGGCTTAGGAGTAGGTGCTTATACAGGTGCGGTATTTCATGTAATGACACATGCATTTTTCAAAGCATTATTATTCCTTGGGGCCGGTAGTGTGATACATGCAATGGGAGGAGAACAGGATATGCGTAATATGGGGGGATTGAAAAAATACATGAGCATTACTCATATCACTTTCTTAATTGGCTGTATTGCTATTGCAGGGATGCCACCTTTCTCCGGGTTCTTTTCTAAAGATGAAATATTAGCAGAAGCCTTCGCCAAAAATCCTGTTTATTGGGGAGTAGGGGTGTTAACTGCATTCATGACTGCTTTTTATATGTTCCGTTTGTATGCAATGACCTTCACAGGAAAGTTCAGAGGAACACACGATCAGGAACACCATTTACACGAAAGCCCGGTAGCGATCACTATACCACTTGTAATTTTAGCGATATTGGCAATCATTGGTGGATGGGTAGGAGTGCCGGAAGCATTGATGCATGGAGGACATAGATTAGAAGCTTTTTTAGAACCGATATTTACCGGTAGTAATGCCATTGCCGCAAAACATGAATTGACTCACAGTACCGAATATACGCTGATGGCAGTTTCAGTTGTTGGTGCACTGATGGCTTTATTATATGCCTGGAACAAATTCAGTAAATACGAAAAATCGACTGCCGAAGAAACCGGGTTGGGTAAAGTACTGGAAAACAAATGGTATGTGGATGAATTATACGATGCTATTATTGTAAAACCACTTCAGTCTATTGCCGCATTCTTCAACAATGTTGTAGAGAAAAAAGGAATAGATGGTTTTGTGAATGGTGTTGGCAAAGCTGTCAATTACGGAAGCCGTCAGATACGTTTATTACAAAGCGGACAAGTAAGTGCTTACGTATTAATGATGGTTATAGGTATTTTGGTATTATTTATTATTCAATTGTTTTTTATAAAATAA
- a CDS encoding energy transducer TonB: MDINKILSADILDIIFEGKNKEYGAYDLRKTYNSRLKKSLILTAIFALLIFLTSVFASVFKKSGPDKLDVLDTQMAEIKKDAPPPPPPPPPPPPKAPPPPEINQVKFTPPKIVKDEEVKEDEKIQEIKEDQVISTKTIESENTQQIVQAPVSDEGSKVVEAPKHDENEIFTKVEKDADFPGGPGAWARYLQKNLNANTPIDNGAPEGTYTVMLNFVVNLDGSITQVECTSDPGYGMCEEAKRVIKRTSNWTPALQNGRNVRAYRKQPITFVVQDQ, encoded by the coding sequence ATGGATATAAATAAAATTTTAAGTGCTGATATTCTTGATATTATCTTCGAGGGTAAAAATAAAGAGTACGGTGCTTATGACTTAAGAAAAACATACAACAGCCGCTTAAAAAAATCATTGATCTTAACAGCTATTTTCGCATTATTGATTTTTTTAACCAGCGTGTTTGCAAGCGTATTTAAAAAATCTGGTCCGGACAAATTAGATGTGTTGGATACGCAAATGGCAGAGATTAAAAAAGATGCGCCTCCGCCACCTCCACCACCGCCACCTCCGCCACCAAAAGCTCCACCACCACCGGAAATCAATCAGGTGAAGTTTACTCCTCCGAAAATTGTGAAGGACGAAGAGGTAAAAGAGGATGAAAAAATTCAGGAGATCAAAGAAGATCAGGTGATTAGTACAAAAACTATTGAGAGTGAAAATACTCAACAAATAGTTCAGGCTCCTGTTTCGGACGAAGGCTCTAAAGTGGTAGAAGCACCAAAACATGATGAAAATGAGATCTTTACTAAAGTAGAAAAGGATGCTGATTTTCCCGGAGGACCAGGTGCTTGGGCTAGATACTTACAAAAGAACCTGAATGCCAATACTCCAATTGATAATGGTGCACCGGAAGGAACTTACACCGTAATGTTGAACTTCGTGGTAAACCTTGATGGAAGTATTACTCAGGTTGAATGTACCAGCGATCCGGGGTATGGAATGTGCGAAGAAGCTAAAAGAGTTATTAAACGTACATCTAACTGGACTCCGGCTTTGCAAAACGGACGTAATGTAAGGGCTTACCGTAAGCAACCTATTACTTTCGTTGTTCAGGATCAATAA